One window of the Rhizorhabdus dicambivorans genome contains the following:
- a CDS encoding putative quinol monooxygenase translates to MTVTRREAMAGGVAIAMLAAGPGFTAPQENATMYGLIGKMTAKEGQRDALIAILTEGSGSMPGCRSYIVAKDAKDPNGIWVTEVWDRKEDHAASLKLPSVQAAIGRGRPLIAGFDSYFETEPVGGTGLGG, encoded by the coding sequence ATGACCGTAACGCGGCGCGAGGCGATGGCCGGCGGCGTCGCCATCGCCATGCTCGCCGCCGGGCCCGGCTTCACCGCACCGCAGGAGAATGCGACCATGTATGGCCTGATCGGCAAGATGACCGCCAAGGAGGGCCAGCGCGACGCGCTGATCGCGATCCTGACCGAGGGATCGGGCAGCATGCCCGGCTGCCGCTCCTATATCGTCGCGAAGGACGCGAAGGACCCGAACGGCATCTGGGTGACGGAGGTGTGGGACCGCAAGGAGGATCACGCCGCCTCGCTCAAGCTGCCGTCGGTCCAGGCGGCGATCGGGCGGGGCAGGCCGCTGATCGCCGGCTTCGACAGCTATTTCGAGACCGAGCCGGTCGGCGGCACCGGCCTGGGCGGCTAA
- a CDS encoding pyrimidine 5'-nucleotidase produces the protein MLPALGHIDAWIFDLDNTLYPASADLFGLIDAKMGLYVERLLGVDPVEAKRIQKQMFREHGTTLSGLMRSHAIDPHEFLAFVHDIEMDVLAEDRLLVEAVARLPGRKLIFTNGDADYAGRVLARLGLSESFEAIHDIHACAYQPKPHVASYESMVAAFGIDPTTSLFVEDMARNLKPAKAIGMTTVWVNNGSELGNHQADASFIDYEIHDVGQWLHEITGE, from the coding sequence ATGCTGCCCGCCCTCGGCCATATCGACGCCTGGATCTTCGATCTGGACAACACGCTCTATCCGGCGTCGGCGGACCTGTTCGGGCTGATCGACGCCAAGATGGGCCTTTATGTCGAGCGGCTACTCGGCGTCGATCCGGTCGAGGCGAAGCGCATCCAGAAGCAGATGTTCCGCGAACATGGCACCACCCTGTCGGGCCTGATGCGGAGCCACGCGATCGACCCGCACGAATTCCTCGCCTTCGTCCATGATATCGAGATGGACGTGCTGGCGGAGGACCGGCTGCTCGTCGAGGCGGTGGCGAGGCTTCCGGGCCGCAAGCTGATCTTCACCAATGGCGACGCCGATTATGCCGGGCGGGTGCTGGCGCGGCTGGGCCTGTCGGAAAGCTTCGAGGCGATCCACGACATCCACGCCTGCGCCTATCAGCCCAAGCCGCATGTCGCCTCCTATGAATCGATGGTCGCCGCCTTCGGCATCGATCCCACCACCTCGCTGTTCGTCGAGGACATGGCGCGCAACCTGAAGCCCGCCAAGGCGATCGGCATGACCACCGTCTGGGTGAACAACGGTTCCGAGCTCGGCAATCACCAGGCCGATGCGAGCTTCATCGACTATGAGATCCACGATGTCGGCCAATGGCTGCACGAAATCACGGGGGAATGA
- the dapD gene encoding 2,3,4,5-tetrahydropyridine-2,6-dicarboxylate N-succinyltransferase: MSTDLQTIIEKAWEERDGITFSTKGEVRDAVEAALLALDSGERRVAEKGPAQDGKSTWTVNQWLKKAVLLSFRLNDMELIPGGPGGASWWDKVPSKFAGWGEAQFRAAGFRAVPGSIVRRGAHIAKGAVLMPSFVNLGAFVDEGTMVDTWTTVGSCAQIGKNVHLSGGVGIGGVLEPLQAGPVVIEDDCFIGARSEVAEGVLIEQGAVLSMGVYLGASTKIVDRATGEVFVGRVPSYSVVVPGTLPGKDGGPGLYCAVIVKRVDAQTRSKTGINELLRD; this comes from the coding sequence ATGAGCACCGATCTTCAGACCATCATCGAAAAGGCCTGGGAGGAGCGCGACGGCATCACCTTCTCGACGAAGGGCGAGGTCCGCGACGCGGTCGAGGCGGCGCTGCTCGCGCTCGATTCGGGCGAGCGCCGCGTGGCCGAGAAGGGGCCGGCCCAAGACGGCAAAAGCACCTGGACCGTCAACCAGTGGCTTAAGAAGGCGGTGCTGCTCAGCTTCCGCCTCAACGACATGGAGCTGATCCCCGGCGGCCCCGGCGGCGCGAGCTGGTGGGACAAGGTGCCGTCGAAGTTCGCCGGCTGGGGCGAGGCGCAGTTCCGCGCCGCCGGCTTCCGCGCGGTGCCCGGATCGATCGTCCGGCGCGGCGCCCACATCGCCAAGGGCGCGGTGCTGATGCCCAGCTTCGTCAACCTCGGCGCCTTCGTTGACGAGGGCACGATGGTCGACACCTGGACGACGGTCGGCAGCTGCGCGCAGATCGGCAAGAATGTCCACCTGTCGGGCGGCGTCGGCATCGGCGGCGTGCTCGAGCCGCTCCAGGCCGGGCCGGTGGTGATCGAGGACGACTGCTTCATCGGCGCCCGCTCGGAAGTGGCCGAGGGCGTGCTGATCGAGCAGGGCGCGGTGCTGTCGATGGGCGTCTATCTCGGCGCCTCGACCAAGATCGTCGACCGTGCGACCGGTGAGGTGTTCGTCGGCAGGGTGCCGAGCTATTCGGTGGTGGTGCCGGGCACCCTGCCGGGCAAGGACGGCGGGCCGGGCCTCTACTGCGCGGTGATCGTCAAGCGCGTCGACGCGCAGACCCGGTCGAAGACGGGGATCAACGAACTGCTGCGCGATTGA
- a CDS encoding cold-shock protein: MPIGTVKFFNTDKGYGFIANEDGSGDSFVHISAVERAGMATLNKDQRVSYELETDRRGKQSAVNLQSA, from the coding sequence ATGCCGATCGGCACCGTCAAATTCTTCAACACCGACAAGGGCTATGGCTTCATCGCCAACGAGGACGGCTCGGGCGACAGCTTCGTCCATATCTCCGCGGTCGAGCGCGCCGGCATGGCGACGCTGAACAAGGACCAGCGGGTCAGCTACGAGCTGGAGACCGACCGTCGCGGCAAGCAGTCTGCGGTGAACCTGCAGTCCGCCTGA
- the infA gene encoding translation initiation factor IF-1 — protein sequence MAKEDLMVLDGQIEEILPDGRFRVLLENGHRLIAYTAGKMRRFRIRSVAGDRVQVEMTPYDLDKGRIIYRERTPGTGMGQRRR from the coding sequence ATGGCCAAGGAGGACTTGATGGTCCTCGACGGGCAGATCGAGGAAATCCTGCCGGACGGCAGGTTTCGCGTTCTCCTGGAGAATGGCCACCGCCTGATCGCCTATACCGCCGGCAAGATGCGGCGTTTCCGTATCCGCTCGGTCGCCGGGGATCGCGTTCAGGTGGAGATGACGCCCTATGATCTCGACAAGGGGCGGATCATCTATCGCGAGCGGACGCCGGGCACCGGAATGGGCCAGCGCCGCCGATGA
- the argB gene encoding acetylglutamate kinase, with amino-acid sequence MSTDHHPDPALLAKAETLVEALPYMQRYAGETFVVKYGGHAMGDPEAARDFAEDIVLLKAVGINPVVVHGGGPQIGKMLKTLGVESSFVDGLRVTDAETARVAEMVLCGSINKEIVSWIAQAGGRAVGISGKDGRMVVAEKVRRTQRDPESNIEKAVDLGFVGEPADIDRRVIDTISKAGMIPVVAPIAIGEDGHTYNVNADTMAGAIAIALGAARLFLLTDVAGVLDKQKKLIRDLTPGQIAALREDGTILGGMIPKLETCVHAVEGGVDAAVILDGRVPHAMLIEAFTKRGAGTLIGMD; translated from the coding sequence ATGTCGACCGATCACCATCCCGATCCCGCCCTCCTCGCCAAGGCCGAGACCCTCGTCGAGGCGCTGCCCTATATGCAGCGCTATGCGGGCGAGACCTTCGTGGTCAAATATGGCGGCCATGCGATGGGCGACCCGGAGGCGGCGCGCGACTTCGCCGAGGATATCGTCCTGCTGAAGGCGGTGGGGATCAACCCGGTCGTCGTCCATGGCGGCGGCCCGCAGATCGGCAAGATGCTGAAGACGCTGGGCGTCGAGAGCAGCTTCGTCGACGGCCTGAGGGTCACCGATGCGGAGACGGCGCGGGTGGCCGAGATGGTGCTGTGCGGATCGATCAACAAGGAGATCGTCTCGTGGATCGCCCAGGCGGGCGGCCGCGCGGTCGGCATATCGGGCAAGGACGGCCGCATGGTCGTCGCCGAGAAGGTCCGCCGCACCCAGCGCGATCCGGAGAGCAATATCGAAAAGGCGGTCGACCTCGGCTTCGTCGGCGAACCGGCCGACATCGACCGGCGCGTGATCGACACCATCTCCAAGGCCGGGATGATCCCGGTGGTCGCGCCGATCGCGATCGGCGAGGACGGCCACACCTACAATGTCAACGCCGACACCATGGCGGGGGCGATCGCGATCGCGCTGGGCGCGGCGCGGCTGTTCCTGCTGACCGACGTGGCCGGCGTGCTCGACAAGCAGAAGAAGCTGATCCGCGACCTGACGCCAGGCCAGATCGCCGCGCTGCGTGAGGACGGCACCATCCTGGGCGGGATGATCCCGAAACTGGAAACCTGCGTCCATGCGGTCGAGGGCGGCGTCGACGCGGCGGTGATCCTCGACGGGCGGGTGCCCCACGCGATGCTGATCGAGGCCTTCACGAAGCGCGGCGCCGGCACGTTGATCGGGATGGACTGA
- a CDS encoding queuosine precursor transporter translates to MTASPIASRSLFIFSLFYGGMVCIAGVLGVKQVAIGPLAVEAGIFAFLLLVIMSSAIAELHGRATADALVRWGFLPLIVSALLIRLVLILPTDPGMYPPAIEAFPIVVGQSARMMIAGLISYGLSQTLNVLVFDKLRGSGAGRMLWLRGMIASVVSQIFDTVLFITISFYGEREILGLMGGQMVTKVVLSVVLVPPLITAFVALGRKLDAKR, encoded by the coding sequence ATGACAGCCTCTCCCATCGCCAGCCGCTCGCTCTTCATCTTCTCGCTCTTCTATGGCGGGATGGTCTGCATCGCCGGGGTGCTGGGGGTGAAGCAGGTCGCGATCGGCCCGCTGGCGGTGGAGGCGGGCATCTTCGCCTTCCTGCTGCTCGTCATCATGTCGAGCGCGATCGCCGAGCTGCACGGCCGCGCCACCGCCGACGCGCTGGTGCGCTGGGGCTTCCTGCCGCTGATCGTCTCCGCTCTGCTGATCCGGCTGGTGCTGATCCTGCCGACCGATCCGGGCATGTATCCGCCCGCGATCGAGGCCTTCCCGATCGTCGTCGGGCAGAGTGCGCGGATGATGATCGCCGGGCTGATCAGCTATGGCCTGTCGCAGACGCTGAACGTCCTGGTGTTTGACAAGCTGCGCGGCAGCGGGGCGGGGCGGATGCTGTGGCTGCGCGGGATGATCGCCAGCGTGGTGAGCCAGATATTCGACACGGTGCTGTTCATCACGATCAGCTTCTATGGCGAGCGCGAGATACTGGGCCTGATGGGCGGGCAGATGGTGACGAAGGTGGTGCTGTCGGTGGTGCTGGTGCCGCCGCTGATCACCGCTTTCGTGGCGCTGGGGCGGAAGCTGGACGCGAAGCGATAA
- a CDS encoding NupC/NupG family nucleoside CNT transporter has protein sequence MTKWLTGLAGIALILLVAVALSSDRKAIRLRVVGAAFALQAGIAVMVLYLPWGKAALAGLSAGVSSLLGYAQVGTNFLLGPLVKPEIGGTSFAIAALPVIIFFASLVSILYYLGIMQLVIRWVGGGIEKVIGVSKVESLCAAANIFVGQSESPLVIRPYLAGLAPHQLFAVMTSGMAGVAGTILAAYASMGISIDLLLAASFMAAPGALLMAKIIMPDPIATDEQGEKPEDEVIALAEAHEAEERPANLIMAASVGAQTGVAIAVAVGAMVLAFVGLVAMANGLLGIAGGWFGWPDISFQQIFGYLFAPVMYLLNIPWDQAQLAGGLFGEKVVLNEFVAYIHLGQIKETLSAHSVAVITFALCGFANFSSIAIQMAATGSLAPNQRPMIAKLGIKALVAGSLANLMSAAMAGLLIPS, from the coding sequence ATGACGAAATGGCTGACCGGCCTGGCCGGTATCGCGCTGATCCTGCTGGTGGCGGTGGCGCTGTCGTCGGATCGGAAGGCGATCCGCCTGCGCGTGGTCGGCGCCGCCTTCGCGCTGCAGGCCGGGATCGCGGTGATGGTGCTCTACCTCCCCTGGGGCAAGGCGGCCCTGGCGGGGCTTTCGGCCGGCGTGTCGAGCCTGCTGGGCTATGCCCAGGTCGGCACCAACTTCCTGCTCGGCCCGCTGGTCAAGCCCGAGATCGGCGGCACCAGCTTCGCGATCGCGGCGCTGCCGGTGATCATTTTCTTCGCCTCGCTGGTCTCGATCCTCTATTATCTCGGCATCATGCAGCTGGTGATCCGCTGGGTCGGCGGCGGCATCGAGAAGGTGATCGGCGTCTCCAAGGTCGAATCGCTGTGCGCGGCGGCAAACATCTTCGTCGGGCAGAGCGAATCGCCGCTGGTCATCCGCCCCTATCTCGCCGGGCTCGCGCCGCACCAGCTGTTCGCGGTGATGACCTCGGGCATGGCCGGGGTCGCGGGGACGATCCTCGCCGCCTATGCGTCGATGGGTATCAGCATCGATCTGCTGCTCGCGGCCAGCTTCATGGCGGCGCCGGGCGCGCTGCTGATGGCCAAGATCATCATGCCCGATCCGATCGCCACCGACGAGCAGGGCGAGAAGCCCGAGGACGAGGTGATCGCGCTGGCCGAGGCGCATGAGGCCGAGGAGCGGCCCGCCAACCTCATCATGGCCGCCTCGGTCGGCGCGCAGACCGGCGTCGCGATCGCGGTCGCGGTGGGGGCGATGGTGCTCGCCTTCGTCGGTCTCGTCGCGATGGCGAACGGGCTGCTCGGCATCGCCGGCGGCTGGTTCGGCTGGCCCGACATCAGCTTCCAGCAGATTTTCGGCTATCTGTTCGCGCCGGTCATGTACCTGCTCAACATCCCCTGGGATCAGGCGCAGCTGGCCGGAGGCCTGTTCGGCGAGAAGGTCGTGCTCAACGAGTTCGTCGCCTATATCCATCTCGGCCAGATCAAGGAGACGCTGAGCGCGCACAGCGTCGCGGTGATAACCTTCGCGCTGTGCGGCTTCGCCAATTTCTCGTCGATCGCGATCCAGATGGCGGCGACCGGCAGCCTCGCCCCCAACCAGCGCCCGATGATCGCCAAGCTCGGCATCAAGGCGCTGGTGGCGGGCAGCCTCGCCAATCTGATGTCGGCGGCGATGGCGGGATTGCTGATCCCCAGCTAG
- a CDS encoding isocitrate lyase: MSYQDEIAQAEQLISRQGSPWAGIGAEAVARMRLQNRFQTGLDIARYTAKIMREDMAAYDADPANYTQSLGCWHGFIGQQKLISIKKHFGTTKRRYLYLSGWMVAALRSDFGPLPDQSMHEKTSVPALIEELYTFLRQADARELGGMFRELDKARETGNQVEEQRLIQAIDNYQTHVVPIIADIDAGFGNAEATYLLAKKMIEAGACALQIENQVSDEKQCGHQDGKVTVPHEDFLAKIRACRYAFLELGITDGIIVARTDSLGAGLTKQIAFSAEPGDIGDQYNSFLDCEEITDIRSINGDVIINRDGKLMRPKRLRSNLFQFREGTGADRCVLDCITSLQNGADLLWIETEKPHIEQIAGMVDRIREVIPNAKLVYNNSPSFNWTLNFRQQVFDAWAEAGKDVSGYDRARLMSVDYDGSELATEADEKIRTFQRDAAKRAGIFHHLITLPTYHTAALSTDNLAKEYFGEAGMLGYVAGVQRQEIRQGIACVKHQNMSGSDIGDDHKEYFAGEAALKAGGVHNTMNQFAA; encoded by the coding sequence ATGAGCTACCAGGACGAAATCGCACAGGCCGAGCAGCTGATCAGCAGGCAGGGGTCGCCCTGGGCCGGGATCGGCGCCGAGGCGGTCGCCCGCATGCGGCTGCAGAACCGCTTCCAGACCGGTCTCGACATCGCGCGCTACACCGCGAAGATCATGCGCGAGGACATGGCGGCCTATGACGCCGACCCGGCCAACTACACCCAGTCGCTGGGCTGCTGGCACGGCTTCATCGGCCAGCAGAAGCTGATCTCGATCAAGAAGCATTTCGGCACCACCAAGCGCCGCTACCTCTATCTGTCGGGCTGGATGGTCGCGGCGCTGCGCTCCGACTTCGGCCCGCTGCCCGACCAGTCGATGCATGAGAAGACCAGCGTTCCGGCGCTGATCGAGGAACTCTACACCTTCCTGCGCCAGGCCGACGCCCGCGAGCTGGGCGGCATGTTCCGCGAGCTCGACAAGGCCCGCGAGACCGGCAACCAGGTCGAGGAGCAGCGGCTGATCCAGGCGATCGACAATTACCAGACCCATGTCGTGCCGATCATCGCCGACATCGACGCCGGCTTCGGCAATGCCGAGGCGACCTATCTGCTCGCCAAGAAGATGATCGAGGCCGGCGCCTGCGCGCTACAGATCGAAAACCAGGTGTCCGACGAGAAGCAGTGCGGCCACCAGGACGGCAAGGTGACGGTGCCGCACGAGGACTTCCTCGCGAAGATCCGCGCCTGCCGCTATGCCTTCCTCGAACTGGGCATCACCGACGGCATCATCGTCGCCCGCACCGACTCGCTGGGCGCGGGCCTCACCAAGCAGATCGCCTTCTCGGCCGAGCCGGGCGACATCGGCGACCAGTATAACAGCTTCCTCGACTGCGAGGAGATCACCGACATCCGCAGCATCAACGGCGATGTCATCATCAACCGCGACGGCAAGCTGATGCGCCCGAAGCGGCTGCGCTCGAACCTGTTCCAGTTCCGCGAGGGGACCGGTGCCGACCGCTGCGTGCTCGACTGCATCACCTCGTTGCAGAACGGCGCCGACCTGCTGTGGATCGAGACCGAGAAGCCGCATATCGAGCAGATCGCCGGCATGGTCGACCGCATCCGCGAGGTGATCCCGAACGCCAAGCTGGTCTACAACAACTCGCCGTCGTTCAACTGGACGCTGAACTTCCGCCAGCAGGTGTTCGACGCCTGGGCCGAAGCCGGCAAGGACGTGTCGGGCTATGACCGCGCCAGGCTGATGAGCGTCGACTATGACGGCTCGGAGCTGGCCACCGAGGCCGACGAGAAGATCCGCACCTTCCAGCGCGACGCGGCGAAGCGGGCGGGCATCTTCCACCACCTGATCACCCTGCCGACCTACCACACCGCGGCGCTGTCGACCGACAACCTCGCCAAGGAATATTTCGGCGAGGCGGGCATGCTGGGCTATGTCGCGGGCGTGCAGCGCCAGGAAATCCGCCAGGGCATCGCCTGCGTGAAGCACCAGAACATGTCGGGCTCCGACATCGGCGACGACCACAAGGAATATTTCGCCGGCGAAGCGGCCCTCAAGGCCGGCGGCGTCCACAACACGATGAACCAGTTCGCGGCATAA
- a CDS encoding urate hydroxylase PuuD, whose protein sequence is MDKFFGNLHLVLVVGLVAAIALIGYSGGFADHAQILRWLHLFFGITWIGLLYYFNFVQIPTMPAVPAELKPGVSKYIAPKALFFFRWGAAFTVLTGLAIAATSHNAPEGSSAGYLVAALTLDPAYRLIGIGMWLALIMAFNVWFLIWPAQKKALGLVEADADTKAKAARTAMIFSRTNTLLSLPMLYSMIAANLG, encoded by the coding sequence ATGGACAAGTTTTTCGGAAATCTGCACCTGGTGCTGGTCGTCGGCCTGGTCGCCGCGATCGCGCTGATCGGCTATTCGGGTGGCTTCGCCGATCATGCGCAGATCTTGCGCTGGTTGCACCTTTTCTTCGGCATCACCTGGATCGGTCTGCTCTATTATTTCAACTTCGTGCAGATCCCGACCATGCCGGCGGTGCCCGCCGAGCTGAAGCCGGGCGTGAGCAAATATATCGCTCCGAAGGCGCTGTTCTTCTTCCGCTGGGGCGCCGCCTTCACCGTGCTGACCGGCCTCGCGATCGCGGCCACATCGCACAACGCCCCTGAGGGTTCGTCGGCCGGCTATCTGGTCGCCGCGCTGACGCTCGATCCCGCCTACCGGCTGATCGGGATCGGCATGTGGCTGGCGCTGATCATGGCCTTCAACGTCTGGTTCCTGATCTGGCCGGCGCAGAAGAAGGCGCTGGGCCTGGTCGAGGCCGACGCCGACACCAAGGCGAAGGCCGCGCGCACCGCGATGATCTTCTCGCGCACCAACACGCTGCTGTCGCTGCCGATGCTCTATTCGATGATCGCCGCCAATCTCGGCTGA
- a CDS encoding superoxide dismutase, whose protein sequence is MAFVLPPLPFDKAALEPVLSAESFDYHHGKHHKAYVDKVNGWIEEKELAGKSLVEVIDLARDRADKPLLNNAGQIWNHDFFWQCLAPEGSTRPSERLTRLIEASFGSQQALVEKLAAEAVGHFGSGWAWLVLAGDALKIMSFHDGETPLGHEGLKPLLTLDVWEHAYYIDYRNARPKFAEAVLGKVVNWDFVSRNIDEDAAAKGDLVPEAA, encoded by the coding sequence ATGGCTTTCGTCCTGCCCCCGCTGCCGTTCGACAAGGCGGCGCTTGAGCCCGTGCTGTCGGCCGAGAGCTTCGATTATCACCATGGCAAGCACCACAAGGCCTATGTCGACAAGGTCAATGGCTGGATCGAGGAGAAGGAACTGGCGGGCAAGTCGCTGGTCGAGGTGATCGACCTCGCGCGCGACCGCGCGGACAAGCCGCTGCTCAACAATGCCGGCCAGATCTGGAACCATGATTTCTTCTGGCAGTGCCTGGCGCCCGAAGGGTCGACCCGGCCGTCGGAACGGCTCACCCGGCTGATCGAGGCGAGCTTCGGCAGCCAGCAGGCGCTGGTCGAGAAGCTGGCGGCCGAGGCCGTCGGCCATTTCGGCAGCGGCTGGGCCTGGCTGGTGCTGGCCGGCGACGCGCTCAAGATCATGTCGTTCCATGACGGCGAGACGCCGCTGGGCCATGAGGGCCTCAAGCCGCTGCTGACCCTCGATGTGTGGGAACATGCCTATTATATCGACTATCGCAACGCGCGGCCCAAATTCGCGGAAGCGGTGCTCGGCAAGGTGGTGAACTGGGACTTCGTCTCGCGCAACATCGACGAGGATGCCGCCGCCAAGGGCGATCTGGTGCCCGAGGCGGCGTAA
- a CDS encoding methyl-accepting chemotaxis protein, which yields MSRHFAIVPGLTQDDALRAAMTAQTIAADAGLREVIARFRAQPELEALPVVDGDGRPVGAVLERDVRRLLLNPFGHALLDNRSLYRSLDGFVSDVPVAELDAGLGHLFALIADGGGHDALILTERGRFLGAISGRTLLRMAADREAAVAARRARQLRKIAEASEAMRAEAALMSSEIEGASNQLQNAARTMNDQAGDVGAKGLSVMAAAAQAADNVGEIATQGRQLVEELEGLGREVGQARASTARVGALIEQGGLRARQLSEATREIGEVVEAIDAIARKINLLALNATIEAARAGESGRGFAVVAAEVKTLAQQTRDAARRIAPRIAGVQSGVGSVAAGQAGIETAIATLDGIASTIDGTVARNRAAGERISANVRDAAGATTISASRPPRSAPPPPTRRRAPPR from the coding sequence ATGAGCCGCCATTTCGCGATCGTGCCCGGTCTGACGCAGGATGATGCGTTGCGGGCCGCGATGACCGCCCAGACGATCGCCGCCGACGCCGGCCTGCGCGAGGTGATCGCCCGCTTCCGCGCCCAGCCGGAGCTGGAGGCGCTGCCGGTGGTCGATGGCGACGGCCGGCCGGTCGGCGCGGTGCTCGAGCGCGATGTCCGCCGGCTGCTGCTCAATCCGTTCGGCCATGCGCTGCTCGACAATCGCAGCCTCTATCGCAGCCTCGACGGGTTCGTGAGCGACGTGCCGGTGGCCGAGCTCGACGCCGGGCTCGGCCATCTCTTCGCGCTGATCGCCGATGGCGGCGGCCATGATGCGCTGATCCTGACCGAGCGGGGCCGCTTCCTCGGCGCGATCAGCGGGCGGACGCTGCTGCGCATGGCGGCCGACCGCGAGGCGGCGGTGGCGGCGCGGCGCGCGCGGCAATTGCGCAAGATCGCCGAGGCGTCGGAGGCGATGCGCGCCGAGGCGGCGCTGATGTCGAGCGAGATCGAGGGTGCTTCGAACCAGCTTCAGAACGCCGCCCGGACGATGAACGACCAGGCCGGCGATGTCGGTGCCAAGGGGCTGTCGGTGATGGCCGCCGCCGCGCAGGCCGCCGACAATGTCGGGGAGATTGCGACCCAGGGCCGCCAGCTCGTCGAGGAGCTGGAAGGGCTGGGCCGCGAGGTCGGCCAGGCGCGTGCCTCGACCGCCCGGGTCGGCGCGCTGATCGAGCAGGGCGGCCTGCGCGCGCGCCAGCTGAGCGAGGCGACCCGCGAGATCGGCGAGGTGGTCGAGGCGATCGACGCCATCGCCCGCAAGATCAACCTGCTGGCGCTCAACGCCACGATCGAGGCGGCACGCGCCGGCGAGTCCGGACGCGGCTTCGCGGTGGTCGCCGCCGAGGTGAAGACGCTGGCCCAGCAGACCCGCGACGCGGCGCGCCGCATCGCCCCCCGCATCGCCGGCGTGCAGAGCGGGGTCGGCAGCGTCGCCGCCGGCCAGGCCGGCATCGAGACCGCCATCGCCACGCTCGACGGGATCGCCTCGACGATCGACGGCACCGTCGCGCGCAACCGCGCCGCCGGCGAGCGGATCAGCGCCAATGTCCGCGACGCGGCCGGCGCAACGACCATATCCGCGAGCAGGCCGCCGAGATCAGCGCCACCGCCACCGACGCGGCGCAGGGCTCCGCCGCGATGA
- a CDS encoding septation protein A, with amino-acid sequence MMGDVALKPADKGREPPAGIKLAIDLGPLLVYLVAYWLTKNIVLSTGVFMAATFAAIAASWIMVRKVSAMLLFSGAMVLVFGGLTVWLHDATFIKMKPTVYYLMVAAILGFGLITDRPTLKLVLGQAYPGLTDLGWTKLTRNWCLFFVAMAVANEAVWRTTSMEFWLGYKLWGAMPATLLFALANVPMLMKHGLTTEKAEDAALPPQG; translated from the coding sequence ATAATGGGTGATGTTGCGTTGAAGCCGGCCGACAAGGGCCGCGAGCCTCCCGCCGGGATAAAGCTGGCGATCGATCTCGGCCCGCTGCTGGTCTATCTGGTCGCCTATTGGCTGACCAAGAATATCGTGCTGTCGACCGGCGTGTTCATGGCCGCTACCTTCGCCGCGATCGCCGCGTCCTGGATCATGGTCCGCAAGGTCTCGGCGATGCTGCTCTTCTCCGGGGCGATGGTGCTGGTGTTCGGCGGGCTGACCGTCTGGCTGCACGACGCCACCTTCATCAAGATGAAGCCCACCGTCTATTATCTGATGGTCGCCGCGATCCTGGGTTTCGGCCTGATCACCGACCGGCCGACTCTCAAGCTGGTGCTGGGCCAGGCCTATCCCGGCCTCACCGATCTCGGCTGGACCAAGCTGACCCGCAACTGGTGCCTGTTCTTCGTCGCGATGGCGGTGGCGAACGAGGCGGTGTGGCGGACGACGAGCATGGAATTCTGGCTCGGCTACAAGCTGTGGGGGGCGATGCCGGCGACCCTGCTGTTCGCGCTGGCCAATGTGCCGATGCTGATGAAGCACGGCCTGACCACCGAGAAGGCCGAGGACGCCGCCCTGCCCCCGCAGGGATAA